In one window of Phoenix dactylifera cultivar Barhee BC4 unplaced genomic scaffold, palm_55x_up_171113_PBpolish2nd_filt_p 001741F, whole genome shotgun sequence DNA:
- the LOC103724286 gene encoding probable LRR receptor-like serine/threonine-protein kinase At5g48740, producing the protein MKELTMHMILSVLNLIFLVKGLDYLHNGNNPRIIHRDVKCSNILLDSEMNAKVGDFGLSKQVLRADATHVTTAVKGTAGYLDPEYYATQQLTEKSDVYSFGVVLLELICGREPLSHAGSPDSYSLVLWAKPYLQAGSLEIVDESLKDCFDAESMRKASSIAVRCVERDASERPTIAEVLAELKEAYSIQLTSLSSGGHLY; encoded by the exons ATGAAAGAACTTACAATGCATATGATACTGTCAGTTCTGAATCTCATTTTTCTTGTAAAAGGACTGGACTATCTACACAACGGGAACAATCCACGTATTATCCACCGTGATGTTAAGTGCAGCAACATCCTCTTAGACTCGGAGATGAATGCAAAAGTTGGTGACTTTGGCCTCTCCAAGCAGGTGCTTCGGGCAGATGCAACCCATGTGACTACTGCTGTCAAGGGCACTGCTGGTTACCTTGACCCTGA ATATTATGCCACCCAGCAATTGACTGAGAAAAGTGATGTCTACAGCTTTGGTGTTGTTTTATTAGAGTTGATTTGTGGTCGAGAACCTTTGAGTCATGCTGGCTCTCCAGATTCTTACAGTCTAGTGTTATGG GCAAAGCCCTACCTGCAAGCCGGTTCCCTTGAGATTGTGGATGAAAGCTTGAAGGATTGTTTCGATGCAGAAAGCATGAGAAAGGCATCTTCTATAGCTGTAAGATGTGTGGAGAGAGATGCCTCAGAGAGGCCAACAATTGCAGAAGTACTGGCTGAGTTAAAGGAAGCCTACAGTATTCAGCTAACTTCCCTTTCATCTGGAGGACATTTGTATTGA